The sequence TTATTGTTCCAGCTGTATCTATCATATCGTCTATGAAGATTGCTGTTTTTCCTTGAACCTCTCCTATTAAGTTCATTACTTCTGACATATTTGGCTTTGGTCTTCTTTTATCAATAATAGCTATTTTACAATCTAGCCATTCAGCTAATTTTCTAGCTCTTTTTACTCCACCTATATCTGGGGAAACTATAACTACATCATCTCCATATAATCCTTTTTTCATAAAATATCTTACCATTAATGGTAGTGCTTGCATATGATCAACAGGAATATCAAAAAATCCTTGAATTTGATCAGCATGTAAATCCATCGCTATTAATCTAGTAGCTCCAGATTTCGTCAATAAATTAGCCACTAACTTTGATGTAATTGGCTCTCTGGGATTAGATTTTCTATCTTGTCTAGCATATCCATAGTAAGGAATTATAACATTGATACTTTTAGCTGATGCTCTTCTTAAAGCATCAGTAAAAATTAATAACTCCATTAAATTTTCATTTACAGGTTCAGAAGTTGACTGTACTAC comes from Fusobacterium necrogenes and encodes:
- a CDS encoding ribose-phosphate diphosphokinase, producing MINSENVKIFTGTSNKDLAKKIAEKYGLPLGKAEVVRFKDGEVFVKIDETVRGRDVFVVQSTSEPVNENLMELLIFTDALRRASAKSINVIIPYYGYARQDRKSNPREPITSKLVANLLTKSGATRLIAMDLHADQIQGFFDIPVDHMQALPLMVRYFMKKGLYGDDVVIVSPDIGGVKRARKLAEWLDCKIAIIDKRRPKPNMSEVMNLIGEVQGKTAIFIDDMIDTAGTITNGAAAIIERGAKEAYACCTHAVFSDPAIERLAASPLKEVIITDSIALPERKKLDKITVLSVDEIFAEAIRRIINNQSVSELFEKKLIMDN